One genomic region from Sphingobacterium multivorum encodes:
- the lpxB gene encoding lipid-A-disaccharide synthase gives MKYYLIAGETSGDLHGANLIKALKIEDPDATFQIVGGNLMQAEAGKKALIHTSEMAFMGFIEVLKNLPKISRNLKLVKNDLLKEKPDTVILIDFPGFNLKIADFAKKNGIKTCYYISPKVWAWNQGRVKKIKRIVDHMFCILPFEVDFYKKWRMPVDYVGNPLLDAISAYQFNPKFREQHGFSEKPLIALLPGSREMEIANLLPIMAELPFFFPVHQFVIAGAPNFDEAYYKQFFKGIDIPVIFDQTYDILHNAEAAVVTSGTATLETGILKVPQVVVYKANPISVWIAKLVIKVKFISLVNLINNFLSVRELIQDECTAYDISYEVGELINNKAHRASVMENYDILAEKLGSPGASKKTAKLIVKYLAKF, from the coding sequence ATGAAATACTATCTTATTGCAGGTGAAACTTCAGGAGACTTACATGGTGCCAATCTTATTAAAGCATTAAAAATTGAAGACCCCGATGCGACTTTCCAAATCGTAGGGGGCAATCTCATGCAAGCAGAGGCGGGAAAAAAAGCTTTGATACATACTTCAGAAATGGCCTTTATGGGCTTTATAGAGGTTTTAAAAAATCTGCCCAAGATATCTAGGAATCTCAAACTTGTTAAAAATGATCTATTGAAAGAAAAACCGGATACCGTCATTCTTATAGATTTCCCTGGCTTCAATTTGAAAATTGCTGATTTTGCAAAAAAAAATGGCATCAAAACATGTTATTATATTTCCCCTAAAGTGTGGGCCTGGAATCAAGGCCGCGTAAAGAAAATCAAACGGATTGTCGACCATATGTTTTGTATTCTGCCTTTTGAGGTAGATTTTTATAAAAAGTGGCGCATGCCCGTTGATTACGTTGGAAACCCGCTATTGGATGCGATTTCAGCCTATCAATTCAACCCAAAGTTCAGGGAGCAGCATGGATTTTCAGAAAAACCCTTGATCGCCCTTTTACCCGGAAGCCGCGAAATGGAAATTGCCAACCTCCTTCCCATCATGGCCGAACTTCCATTTTTCTTTCCTGTACATCAATTTGTCATTGCCGGTGCGCCTAATTTTGATGAAGCCTACTACAAGCAATTTTTTAAAGGTATTGATATTCCCGTAATTTTCGATCAAACCTACGACATTCTCCATAACGCAGAAGCCGCAGTCGTAACGAGTGGAACGGCTACACTCGAAACAGGTATCTTGAAAGTACCTCAGGTTGTCGTTTATAAAGCTAACCCAATATCGGTATGGATTGCCAAATTAGTCATCAAGGTTAAATTTATCTCACTAGTCAATCTAATTAACAATTTCTTATCAGTACGGGAATTGATTCAAGACGAATGCACGGCATACGATATCTCCTATGAAGTAGGTGAACTTATCAATAACAAAGCTCACCGTGCAAGTGTGATGGAAAACTATGATATTTTAGCCGAAAAGCTAGGTTCTCCTGGCGCATCAAAGAAAACTGCCAAATTAATTGTAAAATATCTCGCTAAATTTTAA
- a CDS encoding FtsB family cell division protein, protein MQRLWSLIRNKYLLAALAFLVWMLFFDRNDFATQYSYQKQKANLESERSFYLKENAAIIKTINDIRSNPQEVQRIAREKYKMKKDNEDIYVITKVAPKENH, encoded by the coding sequence ATGCAACGATTGTGGTCCTTAATAAGAAATAAGTATTTGTTAGCCGCTTTGGCTTTTCTCGTGTGGATGTTGTTTTTTGATCGAAATGACTTTGCCACGCAGTATAGTTATCAAAAGCAGAAAGCGAATTTGGAAAGTGAACGCTCCTTCTACCTCAAGGAGAATGCGGCTATCATTAAAACAATAAACGATATTCGATCAAATCCGCAGGAAGTGCAACGTATTGCACGTGAGAAGTATAAGATGAAAAAAGATAATGAAGATATTTATGTGATTACTAAAGTAGCACCTAAAGAGAATCATTAA